ATTGTTCTCCCACCATGTCCCTCTGGGATCTGAGTGTTTGTCTAGGTCAGAGGTCAAATCAGCCGTAGGTCAGATTTATTCTGAGTGTATTGGTTACCTATGATTAACATCATAATATCAAAtactaaacaattttttgtttataagttgtatggttttttttgttcGTAAAATGGCGATTAGTTTTGTTGCTGTTTAGTTTTTAAAGTAAAAGTGGTTATGTGTGCaatttattggaaaaaaaaaaaaacagtgggTTCATCttgctttttttttcagaggaaGACAGGAGGTCTGCCAGTAAAGAGAGAAAATCCAAGGCCAAAGCTTCCGTCACCACCCCACCCACCCCTTCATCCAATGTCCCCTCCAGCCCTATCAGAACGCCCTCCAAGTCGCGGCGATTCCACCCCAACCTGTCGCCGGTCAGTCGTACCCCCACAAACACAGAGCTACTGGACCGCGACCCCTCCTGGAGCATGCCCGAGGGGGAGAAGCTCCAGTGGCACCAGAAGCAGCTGTACCAGGTGCTGGGTAAAGGGGCCGACTACTTCCTGCACCCCAAGATAGAGAAGAAGGCTGTTAAGCCCATCAACAGCAAGCTCAGGAAGGAAGGAGGTGggttaaaaattaatgtaaatcgTGTTAAATATGCATTTCTACTTGGCtttttgtatgatttgtatgtaTCTATGTATAGGTGTTTATCCCtgcatgtatgtacaaaatgtataaattttatattaatggtGTACGCAGATATTGCTTTACCTAAATAGCtttcaatttaattattatgtatTGCTCTTTTTGATCTTGTTGACAACATTCAGAAGTGTTTTCAGAATATGATAGTCTAAgataagggaaaaaaatattgaaggcTTATATCTTTTGGAGTTTTTGAGAAGTTGCAAATAGTTTTCGGCTCTATTATGAAAGTTTAGGAGAGAGTTATGTCTCTTTCTGATAGAGATGATTGCATGTAAAACAGAAccactaaaataaaataaaacttttcataGCTGAACATTcttgtataaaatattcaaaacaaaatttgatttgatcagacaATACATTTTTCACTGCAACCTATTTTATCAAGATACTGGCGATAAAACAAACAGGTTTTTTATACTCTTTTATTAtcgtttttgtatttttgcaaattaaacAATGGACTACCCATGCTCACACTATCGAATGTCTAGATTGCTGTGCAAGTTATTTGCGCAGTGCTGTAAACATTCTGTCTTTGTGAAGTTTATCTTGGCTTCCATCTTCAGACGTGCTATTTTAACTGTCCCTATTGCACTTAATATGTGCAGTGCATCTTCTTAATTGGTTGTTAGATCAAAAACACTAAAGTGTTGCTAGCATGTTGCTGGTTTTAAAATGGTCATAAATGGTACACAAATATCACagattcttttttgtttttagcgTTATTGTAAAATGATTATATCTTTATATGTACAGCAGAAGAAGCAAAgctattaattattttttgtcaataaaaacaaagtagcatcttttctttaaaaaaattgagaagGGGAAGAgtatatgtatcataaccaGTATCATTCAACAATATGATATTTGGCCAGCAGATTTTATAGAAGAGGCTTATATGGttacttttgtttttgttttttattttattttgtaaaacatgtatcaatttaattaaCACATCTTTAATTTTAAGTGTATAGCtgacatgcatatatatatatatccccaGCTTGCATCGtaatacatttaatttcatttccatTGCTTCGCCTGCATTTTGGTTAACAGATGTTACCTATATGACAAATGCTTGCCTCTCTCACAGGAAAACGCAGAAAGCGGGAGAGTTCCGAGATGTCCTTTGATTCCCTAGGTAATCGGTTGTCTCCCTTGATCCAGTGTGGACAATATATTCCCTGTGTTGTTCTTCCCTGCCCCATCAGACACTGGCAAATTGATAATTTCTCCGTAACAATGAGACTTTTACCAATATCTCATccataatttattgtttatagaGGCTCTGTGCATGTTCCTCTTCTTATTGCACTGATTTAGTCCAGCTGTTATACTAAAATCTTGTTATACGATTATAAAtagtttatgaattgaaatcaattttaaaatgcaaagagagataactcctaTTTGAGAAGATCAATTTGCCAGCGTCAGTGGTTATATTAACAGTCAGTCAGTCACAACATTTAAAGTTTGTAGGTGCAGGAGGGAGAAAGGTGGaatatttaaacttaaatttgtgtacaatgtttatttaaatggTCATTGGAAATCAGTTTGACCTTTGTAAGAAtgccaaaagaaaaaaaatgaaatctgattATCAAAGATTAAAATTTAAGTCACTTTGTTTTCATCACcatatttgttatttgttaaTTAACAAGGTTTATTATATACCAAATTTAAGTTTAATCAGAACATCTACAAGATGGTTAAGTTTAAATGTctccatttttgtttttaattttcccTTTGGAAAACACTTTAAACCTTGAAAATGTTAATGTTACAATACTTTTACTGATTTTAACGTTTATTCATTTATCTCATGAGTAGACCACAAAATCAGCTGTGGGCACGTATGCATAACGATGGATAACCCATCGCAatgaatatatgttttaaaaatggagacatttattaaaataactgacttaaaatgattaattactGCTGTCATTTTTGAATGTGATAGAAAGTTGTAATGTTATTTGTCCTGGTTGAATTTAGATTTGGTATAATAATGTGTTTTGATCCCTAACCCGAAGTACCCAAAGTTGTGTGTGCATGCTTACCCCTGCAATATATATACTGGTACTTAGTCATTTGAATTATGAGACAGATGTAGACAGATTTTAACAAGTCCACCATGAATGgtatacatttgtttaaacagagggttttatattatatttccttggatcaataaatatatgtaccatTTAAAGGTGGTAAAAATCGTATAATTGCTGAATGCTACTTGTTCTGTGTGATTTACAATAGAAAAATTCATTGGTTTGAACTACATAAACTTTATTTTTGCTCTCATTAATCAGAATCCATTGAGTTTTCTTTATCagggtatttttgtttttaacaggTCGAGCTGGGGTGGACAGACTGTTGAAGACCCTGAGGGACGAGTCCCAGATCAGACTGCTGAAGGCCGACGCCCACATACCCCAGGAGCTGAAGGTAAACAGAGGTGGCATTAATCCATGAATAATAACTCTGTATATAAGTACATTAAACCAGGCCTCTCAGTAACAGTAGTTGTCAGCCAGTTAGCTGATAATGCATTACATGCAATATTAATcaacaaatgtatatatatatttttaatataaagacAAAACGAACGAGATTAACAATGGCAGAGCAAATGTATAAACCTGCAATCTGATTTAATAAATCAAACAGCTTTGTAACATAAACAAGAATGCTTTTATGCAGAAATAAATATACCAGTCCACTGACATAATGTACTACTCTAATAGGATGTTGCCAGGTATATATATAGATGGcatctacatgtattgcatGTCTATTATATTAACCTTGACAAATTGTCATGTAATAACCTTGAACCTTAACAGGACACCTTTGGAGCCTTTGTGAGGGAGAGTGTCGGCAAGGACCGCCCACCAGTCAGGAGGTTTTTCTGTCCACAAGAAGACGTAAGCACTTAGTGGTTGTGGTTGTACAAGAAACAGCACTGTGCTCAATTCTAAATGGCACTGTGCTGAGTGCGCTCCATTCAGTTTGGTGCACCATAAAGCACAAAATCTCAAATTCATCTGAGATTCAGACAGTCATTAATAAAGTTTATAAATGCATGTTCTACTGTTAATTAGATTAATCAatcatagattttaaaaattaatgtatacatAAACTGGTTTACTAATACAGAAAAGTTATATAACGTACATCTCCAATATAAACGATTAATTAAGTgtcatattttaacaaatagcTTCTTTTTTGCTAAGCAAAGattgaattttcattatttgtttaaacatgTAGATGTACACTTTGTTTCACAGGTTCCAGAGTTGGCTCGCCTACAAGACCATTCAAAGACTGCTCGCGTGCGCCATTACAAGCACAGAGTAGACCTAATGTACCGGGCCTCCAGGAACAATGAGGACCGCACCAACATCCTGATCCACAACAACCCACCCCCTGAGGTGGCTTCCCTTGATACTGACCAGGACGGGGTGGGGCGTTACCTCCCCTCATGGATGGACGATAGAGTAAGTgaccaaaaaaagaaaaccaggaTAATCTCTCTAGATTCACCACACTGAATGTTAAGAGGAGGGATGTAGGATTGAGATTGTTTAGATAAATTTATGCTGTTAAGTCAAGAATAAATTCATAGGTCATTAACTTACTGATTGGTCTCAGATTTACATCAAATTTACTTTGATCAGAAGTTATGACAGAAAAATAACATGGCATGCCGTACAGTTTTGGCTATAATTTAATGCAATAGACTTAAAAACTTTTCCAAGATACACTCAGTGTCttatgaagttttattttttgactTTCAGGCAGAATCTGAGCCAGATTACATGAAATGGGTGAAGGAAGGAGGAAACACCCACCGTGACCTCACCAGCCAGCCAATCAAAGAAGACGATGAGGACTGGCAGAAACCAGAGGAAGACTTGGGTGGTGAGGGATTCACAGATGAGGTCATCCTCCAGATGAGTCGCCGGAAACACCGTCATCCACAGCCTAAGTACATCTTCATGAAGGAGGAGGACACGAACGTCAAGGGAACCTTTACAGACAAGTTCCGAGACATGTATGACAACGCAGACATCCCGCGACCTTTCAACGCGACCAAGCTGCCGACCCCCACCAAATCCAAGTCTGTGCTGGGTCTGACGACGGAGGACTTGGTAGAGGACAGGACTTCCTGTCAGTCCGCCCCGGTCCCCGAGAGGCATCGACGTTACTACGACTACATCTCTCAATGGGAGCCTCTCAGCATGAACGCACTGATCGAGTACACGCAGAAGAAAGAGGCGGAGGGAGTCGGAGAGTACAACCAGGGTCGACCCAAAATGTGGTCCACgcaggtcaaggtcacatgACCCGCCTGAGCCAATGGTTGACGATTAAAGACTGTAGCTGTGATACATAAAAGACTTGtgatataatgataataattgtgTGAAATTAGATTTTATACATAATCAtgattatataatttgtttttacaaatatattatcttTACTGAGTTTAATTCTCTATCTTGTTTGAAAAAAACATTCAGTAGATTTTTcgacaatatttatataataagtatATGTAAACTATGGATCTGTTTATTTAATGATCAGACTTGATTTGATTCAGTATTATTTTTGAGAGTGTTGATGAAATATTGTAAGTGATATTTGTTGATTTAATAACTCTATTTTTCTTGTCCGTCCAGGTGAATGGATTTTTACTGTTTATATATTTCTTGTGCTTTTACAagattcattaaattttgttacaatTGAGCTTTAAAAAACTCTTGTTGTGATTTGGAAAACTCACTCTCACTAGGTTTGGATACAAAGTGCCGTTATTTTTCTTGTGGAATTGAGTGCTGTGCGGAGATTTAATGGTAAAGTTCTCCaatcctcagcctcaaagtGTTTCTATCATTTTTAATCTAAGAATGTTGTGTGTTGCTCCTCACAACTTTCATACATGCACATTCACacatacatattaaatataagatgaaaaaaaaaataatgttcattATGATAACCAGGCATTTACAAAGTTATGGCAAATTTGTCAACCTGAGGTATATTGAAACGGAATAAACGAAAAGTAAACGTTAATAGGTTTAATGGCAGATTAAAGCAGAATCTTCATTTCTAACTTTTTGTTGGTAGAAGTGTGATACCCTTCTGGAATATATATACGCAAAATGAAACACTTCAAGATATACAGATACCAATAAACTCTTTCTGGATATCTAAGAGTTAAGAACATTGCTATAGACTGATAAAACATCTCCATCTTGGTTATAACTTGCTGAGCAGAGGAATCTATTATATCTATTATAGTCGTAAAGTCTCGCTCTATAAAGGGCTTTTAACTTGAAGAGCCCACAGTATACactaatcaaatatattttttggggACTTCGTATCCAAAGTTACACATTTTGAGTAAGTTTTctgcaaaaaattaaaaaagaaaaagtctacatatatttattatcatGCGAGGAAAACCATTTCTGTGACATTACTATATCTGCACATATACATAGAGAGATGATATTAGTATATGGCTAAAATAAAGAtgtaaactaattttaaaagtgaaaaaacaaataataggTGTGCGCGAAAATTGAAGTAAGATTTCAAGGTTATATCGATTTTTACCCCtttttaaatgacaattttaaCGAAATATCATATGGGCATTTTCACCCTTGtaaacaatttctatttttagacatttatttcatattttataatatctGGCTCATGATTGCCGACACGATCCAAACTTTACTGTGCattccattacatgtaattttctttaTCAATTGTCAGAAATATTTGCTTACTTACTCTGAAGAGTATACATTCTTTTACTATTAATAGCTTTTTCTTTGAACACTTGTGAAATCAATTAGTGTCACACTAATCAAATGAAGCCGATTTATTTAGAGTAACTCGTTGAACAAACTTAATTCGCACCTATgtcattttcctttttcttcGGTTTAGAAGCTAAAAGCCGAAGGGTAAATTGTCCTTTTTGATGTCAGCTTTCAAGCCAATTGCTCTTCACactttgtttttacaattgttGACAAGATTAACTCAGGGCCGGACAGGGGACGCTATCTTGCTTTGTCCGATCACTTTTTCCTCGGACGGCAAGAAATAAACATCTGAATTTATATTCAACGTCTCCTGTCCTATTTTCAGGTAATGAAACTTTTTACTTATATACTTTGtgcaaatttattgtttatatcatgtTCTATATCATTTGTATGAATGCGTTGTTTGTGACTTCATATTGACACTTTATTTCGgaaatgtttattttggaaTTTGTTACTTagtctttttatttcattgtttgcGGTCTTCAAATCTTTAAGACTGATtcctttgaaatttattttcttgttttatctTAATGTCCAAATTTATAACCTGTTCAAATTTGTTAACCGGAAAGTTATTATCCCTCTCTTTCGACTTTAACGGCTATAATCGCCTCCGgtgcaaaaatgaaaatagacGCCTGCGACTCTTTTGTCTTAACTTTGATCAGTGTCCAATATGCAAGTTTTACCTGCGTAAGTAACTTTGttcattgtttttacatatGCATTTAGTTAGATTTTGTCATGTTTATTTGATATGCTTATTTACAAGTCCTTTTTATGGTCAGTACATGTGCACTTTTCAAGAGGTCTTTTTGTAAACAGGTAGCAATGTAACATTTTACCTGTAGCGTTCCTTTGCATAGTTGTTACCGTATGTTTTGTATGTGTAGTATATACTTAATTTCTCATAGCCGCTTACTCTttgtttgtgtgtttgtttagtaattacaccccccccccagctCAATTTTGATACCGGAAGTTGTCACCGGAAGTCTAtgtaataatgtaaacaaaaccatGTGCTAATGTTTTGGTCTATTCTTTATTAAAGTCAAGTCCTTTTACAATGCCAAGTGAACTTTATCATTTGAGTAAATTTCCCCATTTGAAGTTAATTCCCATTTGAAgttaattatcattcatattataaTTTCCATTTGAGTTATATTTCCCCTTTTTAATATTGTGATAgactttcatttattttcacttcagtCCTGTAATGTTgagtatgttttgttttattaaggTGCCCTTACACTTGAAATTATAGTGTCACCTCATATTCTTTTATTACAGTGATTGTATAATGCGTCTTAGGCaatgttctttttatttaatcaaatgtgTAAGATTTGTCTTAATGGTGATCTGTGCACATGTTACTGCAAGCCACCCCATGTTTGTACTATTTAAAGTGGCATTACTGGCATTATTTTTGTGATTATTAGTGATTGTCTTTTACTACACTTTTTCCTTGGACGGCAAGAAATAAACATCTAAATTTATATTCAACGTCTCCTGTCCTATTTTCAGGTTCAACTTACTACGTCATTtatcaaagttaaaaatatcaCCCAAAACTCGGTGATAAAGTGGTGGACTGAATCCAACGATCCCAGATGAAAAAGAACAGGCCAATTAACTACACCATACAGACAAGACAAGCAACTGCTGCAGAGGAACAATCCTATCTCCAAATTGCAGAGACCATATCAACTGAACCTGAGGAGCAAACAGCAACCATAATCCTTACAGCAACAAATTCAAGGGAATCTATCCCTGATTCAGAGGAACAGATAACCCCACCTGAAACTTCAGCTGAAGAAAATAATAGTACAACAACCCCTGGCACTCCAGCAGACGAACCACTAGATACTTCAGCTGAAAATAACATAACAGAAGAAGAATCATCAGAAGAAGAAAATTCAGAAAACAACATTATGGCAACTGGATTTAGTTTCCCCAAATTCAATGGATCAGAGTCACCTGTGATCTGGTTATCCAAACTTGACGCGTGGCAACAGTTCCATAACTATGCCGATCAGAAAATCCTTGCCATGCTACCCTGTGCATTAGAAGGAAGTGCTAGTACGTGGTTTCAAACATTGCAGCCTCCCTGCAACTCACTAACAGCATTCAAGAAACAACTCACAGACAGATTCCAACCTATTTTATACGGCATGCCACTGATGGGTATTCGACAAGATACAAGTGAAACCATGGACCAGTATCTTGAAAGAGCTGAGAAAATCAGCATGATACATGACATGGCTGAACTTTACAAAGTGCAGGCCATTGCTTCAGGACTACTTCCTCCTTGGCGTGGGAAAGTTCTCTCCCGAGAACCGAAGAGCTTTCAGGAACTTAGAAACACTATCTCCAAAGTTCAAGTTGAACTTAGCGACCTTCCACAGAATTTGAACCATTCCAGTGACCATAGCCTCGCTCACCTGTGCACCACCCTCGCGACCCAAATGACAGAACTGACAAAGAGCATTAAAGCCGATATAAGTGCGCTCCGTGTAACCAGTGAACCCGACCAGTCCTCACAGCAGCGTTGGACCAACCAACATGGTGGACGACCACGGTACCACAACAATCGCAGAGACATGAACCAGAGATCCAGACAGTACGAGAGAGAGCCACGAGAGTACGAAAGCTGTAAAGGATGTGGTAAGTCATGTTCTATTCGAGAAAAGTGTCCAGCTTTTAACACCAAATGCACATACTGTTTCAAATGGCaccattatgaaaatgtttgtttcaaaaaacaGCGACTTTTTAACAATGGCACTTTCACCAACACTAACTCTCACTCTTCTAGTTAGGGGCACGCGCCTGTCCCTAGCACGGATAGGCACCCAGTTAACAGTTCTCATGCAGTAGTCTCTCCTCACAGTGCTAACTCTACCACTTCAACTAACAAGTCTAACATTAAACCCTCAACCACTAACAAATCCAATACCCCAGCTAAAACCAACCCTCAATCTCATAGTGTTAGTCTTATTATGCCTGTGGAGAAAAATACTGTTGCAATCTCTATCTATGGTCATTCCATTAGAGCATTAGTGGACACAGGAGCAAGCATATCCTGTGTAAGTTCTGATCTTATACCCAAACTTGGTATAAACCCCAGTCAGTTGAGTCCGTCTAATGTTAGGGATGCTGTTGCTGTTGGCGGTGAAAGACACGCTAGTCTAGGTGCTATATCCTTACCCATCTCCTTTGATGGGCCCCTCATTTCTCATACCTTTCATGTCTTCAAATCATTTAATCATCCTTTGATCTTGGGTCTCGATTTTCTCAACCAAAATGATGGCATCTTCAACGCTGAAAACTGTACCTTATACCTCAGAGATCCAGATGACCACACAGCATTCTCCATCGACACCAACACTGGGTTTGCTAGAGTTCTCAACACAACTTCTATTCCACCAAATTCTGTTGTTTCTGTGCAAGTGTTCATTACTAACATACCAAAACACAAGACTGTACTATTAGAACCATGCGCACAGCTACCACAACGCAGTCTAGCAGGAGCAAAGTGTCTTGTAGAAAACACCGGAAAAGCATTCATGCAGATCATCAACCCATCCAACAAACCAATCAGACTCAATGCTACAACACCAATTGCATCTGCATCCATTGTGAATGAAAAGACAATTTATTCCCTTGACACACCTTTGACAATTTCAAAACAGAATACCAACTCACAATCCAAGGATCCAATACACTTTGACCTTCAACATACATCCCTCTCTGATGTTGAAAAAGATCTTCTTACGTCCTTTTTGTCGAAACACAGAGCTGTCTTTGCAACTGACTTACATGAATTAGGAGAAGCCAAGACTCAACCACATCGCATTGACACAGGAGATGCGCATCCTATCCGACAAAGATTCTACAGACAATCTCCACATGTCAACGCCGAAATGAATCGACAGATAGAAGAGATGTTGTCTACTGGTATCATCGAAGAATCAAGCTCCATGTGGCAGAGTCCAGTGGTAATGGTGAAAAAGAAAAACGGCCAACTGAGATTTGCTGTggattacagaaaattaaacgCAGTAACGAAGCAATTCACATTTCCACTTCCCCGACTCGAAGATGTCTTCGATACCATAGGATCATCACAGGCCAAATTATTTTCTACACTAGATCTTGCTTCAGGATTCTGGCAAATTCCAATGGACAGCGACACGAAACATAAAAGTGCCTTTGTTACTCCTTCTGGTGTTTATCAATGGAAACGCATGCCATTTGGACTAGTGAACGCTCCAGCCAGCTTCCAAGCCCTCATGACACAAGTTCTCCGTGGTCTAAATTGGAAAACCTGTCTCGTTTATGTGGATGATATTCTTGTGTTTTCCAATTCTTTCAAAGAACATCTGCAACACTTAGAACAAATTTTCACCAGACTGACAGAAGCAGGTTTAACCTTGAAACCTAGCAAATGCGCATTTGCTCTATCTTCAGTGAAGTACCTGGGACACGTGTTGACCAAAGACGGGGTTCAGGTTGATGTTTCCAAAACTGATACTGTGCGATCCTTTCCAATACCTCGGAACCAAAAGGAATTACGATCATTCCTTGGCCTCTGTAACTATTACAGAAAATTTGTCAAAGGTTACAGCAGAATCACCAACCCATTAACGGCCCTCCTGTGCAAAGATACGCCATTCACATGGACAGAAGAGTGCCAATCCGCCTTTGACAAACTAAGGACAGCATTAACAACATCTCCTGTGCTAGCCTACCCAGACCATAACAAGCCTTTCACCCTAACAACAGATGCTTCTGGATCAGCAATTGGATACATCCTTGGACAGACTGATTCAACAGGGATAGAGAGAGTAATTGCTTATGGTGGACGCTCTCTGAACCAACACGAAAGGAAGTATCCAGTGTCTGAGAAAGAAGGACTCGCTATTGTCGAAGGCATTAAAACCTATCATGTGTACTTGGCCAGTCAAcccttcaaaattttcacagacCACGCTGCACTAAAGTGGCTGAACAATGTGAAACAGTCCACAGGAAGACTTGCGAGATGGGCTGTTCTCCTACAAGGATATAAATACGAAATACACTACAAGCCTGGCAAGAAAAATGAAGTGGCAGATGCGCTCTCTCGACGACCATACCCTGAAACCTCTGAATCCCTACCTGA
This genomic window from Crassostrea angulata isolate pt1a10 chromosome 8, ASM2561291v2, whole genome shotgun sequence contains:
- the LOC128157895 gene encoding uncharacterized protein LOC128157895 isoform X4, which codes for MMLQQKELEKAKKQAKEAALLQQCKNSIEEDRRSASKERKSKAKASVTTPPTPSSNVPSSPIRTPSKSRRFHPNLSPVSRTPTNTELLDRDPSWSMPEGEKLQWHQKQLYQVLGKGADYFLHPKIEKKAVKPINSKLRKEGGRAGVDRLLKTLRDESQIRLLKADAHIPQELKDTFGAFVRESVGKDRPPVRRFFCPQEDVPELARLQDHSKTARVRHYKHRVDLMYRASRNNEDRTNILIHNNPPPEVASLDTDQDGVGRYLPSWMDDRAESEPDYMKWVKEGGNTHRDLTSQPIKEDDEDWQKPEEDLGGEGFTDEVILQMSRRKHRHPQPKYIFMKEEDTNVKGTFTDKFRDMYDNADIPRPFNATKLPTPTKSKSVLGLTTEDLVEDRTSCQSAPVPERHRRYYDYISQWEPLSMNALIEYTQKKEAEGVGEYNQGRPKMWSTQVKVT
- the LOC128157895 gene encoding uncharacterized protein LOC128157895 isoform X2 translates to MPQKELEKAKKQAKEAALLQQCKNSIEEDRRSASKERKSKAKASVTTPPTPSSNVPSSPIRTPSKSRRFHPNLSPVSRTPTNTELLDRDPSWSMPEGEKLQWHQKQLYQVLGKGADYFLHPKIEKKAVKPINSKLRKEGGKRRKRESSEMSFDSLGRAGVDRLLKTLRDESQIRLLKADAHIPQELKDTFGAFVRESVGKDRPPVRRFFCPQEDVPELARLQDHSKTARVRHYKHRVDLMYRASRNNEDRTNILIHNNPPPEVASLDTDQDGVGRYLPSWMDDRAESEPDYMKWVKEGGNTHRDLTSQPIKEDDEDWQKPEEDLGGEGFTDEVILQMSRRKHRHPQPKYIFMKEEDTNVKGTFTDKFRDMYDNADIPRPFNATKLPTPTKSKSVLGLTTEDLVEDRTSCQSAPVPERHRRYYDYISQWEPLSMNALIEYTQKKEAEGVGEYNQGRPKMWSTQVKVT
- the LOC128157895 gene encoding uncharacterized protein LOC128157895 isoform X3 translates to MFPSRSRLSNSIGSSSSSLEAISEEDRRSASKERKSKAKASVTTPPTPSSNVPSSPIRTPSKSRRFHPNLSPVSRTPTNTELLDRDPSWSMPEGEKLQWHQKQLYQVLGKGADYFLHPKIEKKAVKPINSKLRKEGGKRRKRESSEMSFDSLGRAGVDRLLKTLRDESQIRLLKADAHIPQELKDTFGAFVRESVGKDRPPVRRFFCPQEDVPELARLQDHSKTARVRHYKHRVDLMYRASRNNEDRTNILIHNNPPPEVASLDTDQDGVGRYLPSWMDDRAESEPDYMKWVKEGGNTHRDLTSQPIKEDDEDWQKPEEDLGGEGFTDEVILQMSRRKHRHPQPKYIFMKEEDTNVKGTFTDKFRDMYDNADIPRPFNATKLPTPTKSKSVLGLTTEDLVEDRTSCQSAPVPERHRRYYDYISQWEPLSMNALIEYTQKKEAEGVGEYNQGRPKMWSTQVKVT
- the LOC128157895 gene encoding uncharacterized protein LOC128157895 isoform X1, which translates into the protein MMLQQKELEKAKKQAKEAALLQQCKNSIEEDRRSASKERKSKAKASVTTPPTPSSNVPSSPIRTPSKSRRFHPNLSPVSRTPTNTELLDRDPSWSMPEGEKLQWHQKQLYQVLGKGADYFLHPKIEKKAVKPINSKLRKEGGKRRKRESSEMSFDSLGRAGVDRLLKTLRDESQIRLLKADAHIPQELKDTFGAFVRESVGKDRPPVRRFFCPQEDVPELARLQDHSKTARVRHYKHRVDLMYRASRNNEDRTNILIHNNPPPEVASLDTDQDGVGRYLPSWMDDRAESEPDYMKWVKEGGNTHRDLTSQPIKEDDEDWQKPEEDLGGEGFTDEVILQMSRRKHRHPQPKYIFMKEEDTNVKGTFTDKFRDMYDNADIPRPFNATKLPTPTKSKSVLGLTTEDLVEDRTSCQSAPVPERHRRYYDYISQWEPLSMNALIEYTQKKEAEGVGEYNQGRPKMWSTQVKVT